A window of the Tiliqua scincoides isolate rTilSci1 chromosome 5, rTilSci1.hap2, whole genome shotgun sequence genome harbors these coding sequences:
- the RMND5A gene encoding E3 ubiquitin-protein transferase RMND5A isoform X2 — protein sequence MTQCCKRIKDTVQKLASDHKDIHSSVSRVGKAIDKNFDSDISSVGIDGCWQADSQRILNEVMVEHFFRQGMLDVAEELCQESGLSIDQSQKEPFVELNRILEALKVRVLRPALEWAVSNREMLMAQNSSLEFKLHRLYFISLLMGGTANQREALQYAKNFQPFALNHQKDIQVLMGSLVYLRQGIENSPYVHLLDANQWADICDIFTRDACALLGLSVESPLSVSFSAGCVALPALINIKAVIEQRQCTGVWNQKDELPIEVDLGKKCWYHSIFACPILRQQTTDNNPPMKLVCGHIISRDALNKMFNGSKLKCPYCPMEQSPGDAKQIFF from the exons ATGACCCAGTGTTGTAAACGAATAAAGGACACCGTTCAGAAATTGGCCTCAGATCATAAGGACATTCATAGTAGTGTTTCCCGAGTAGGAAAAGCAATTGACAAG AATTTTGACTCTGACATCAGCAGTGTCGGCATAGATGGATGCTGGCAGGCAGATAGCCAGCGAATTCTGAACGAGGTGATGGTCGAACACTTTTTTCGTCAAGGAATGCTTGATGTAGCTGAAGAACTTTGCCAG GAGTCTGGACTTTCTATAGACCAAAGTCAAAAAGAACCATTTGTGGAGCTCAACCGAATATTGGAAGCACTTAAAGTTAGAGTTTTGAGACCTGCACTGGA GTGGGCTGTATCAAACAGAGAAATGCTTATGGCACAGAATAGCTCCTTAGAATTCAAACTACATAGATTATATTTTATTAGTTTATTAATGGGTGGAACTGCAAACCAGAGGGAAGCGCTACAGTATGCAAAAAACTTCCAGCCATTTGCTCTGAACCATCAGAAAG ATATTCAGGTTTTGATGGGAAGCTTAGTGTACCTGAGGCAGGGAATTGAAAACTCTCCATATGTCCATTTACTGGATGCAAACCAATGGGCAGACATCTGTGACATCTTTACTAGAGATGCCTGTGCTCTGCTGGGACTCTCAGTTGAATCACCTCTTAGTGTCAG TTTTTCAGCAGGTTGTGTAGCATTGCCAGCGTTAATTAATATCAAAGCTGTGATTGAACAAAGACAGTGCACTGGTGTTTGGAATCAGAAAGATGAATTACCA ATTGAAGTGGACCTTGGCAAAAAGTGCTGGTATCATTCAATATTTGCCTGCCCTATTCTTCGTCAACAAACAACAGATAATAACCCACCTATGAAGTTGGTCTGTGGTCATATTATATCAAGAGACGCTCTAAATAAAATGTTTAATGGCAGCAA ATTAAAATGTCCTTATTGTCCAATGGAACAGAGCCCTGGAGATGCCAAACAGATATTCTTCTGA